In Lacerta agilis isolate rLacAgi1 chromosome 8, rLacAgi1.pri, whole genome shotgun sequence, one genomic interval encodes:
- the RSPO1 gene encoding R-spondin-1 isoform X2 — protein sequence MTQGCAKGCDLCSEFNGCLKCSPKLFILLERNDIRQIGICLPSCPPGYFDVRNPDMNKCMKCKIDNCEDCFSRNFCTKCKEGLYLHKGRCYATCPEGYSAANGTMECSSPAQCEMSEWGPWGPCSKKKKLCGFRRGNEERSRKVLQAPSLGDVFVCPATTELRRCTVQKNQCPEGRKKKKEEQGKRDNANEDRSRKDVKDGRSGVRRRKGQPRGTVVPVTSAL from the exons ATGACTCAAGGCTGTGCGAAGGGATGTGACCTGTGCTCTGAGTTCAACGGGTGCCTCAAATGCTCCCCCAAACTCTTCATCCTTCTGGAGAGGAACGACATTCGCCAAATTGGTATCTGCCTGCCCTCTTGCCCACCGGGCTACTTTGATGTGCGGAACCCAGACATGAACAAGTGCATGA AATGCAAAATCGACAACTGTGAGGACTGTTTCAGCCGAAACTTTTGCACAAAGTGCAAGGAAGGCCTGTACTTGCACAAAGGAAGATGTTACGCCACCTGCCCTGAGGGTTACTCTGCTGCCAACGGCACCATGGAATGCAGCAGTCCTG CACAATGTGAAATGAGCGAGTGGGGTCCATGGGGCCCTTGCTCCAAGAAAAAGAAGCTCTGCGGCTTCCGGAGAGGCAACGAGGAGCGCTCTCGGAAGGTCCTTCAGGCGCCCTCCTTGGGGGACGTGTTCGTGTGCCCAGCCACCACCGAGCTCCGGAGATGCACAGTGCAGAAGAACCAGTGCCCAGAAG GacggaaaaagaaaaaggaagagcaaGGAAAGCGAGACAACGCGAATGAGGACAGAAGCCGGAAAGATGTCAAGGACGGCCGGTCTGGTGTCAGGAGAAGGAAAGGCCAGCCCAGGGGAACAGTTGTGCCTGTGACCTCTGCTCTGTAG